Sequence from the Saccharopolyspora pogona genome:
CAGGAGGATTGCGTGGCCCGCTGGTCGCGTCGAACCGTGACCCGCTCGCGGATGCCGCCGAGTTCTTCGAGGGCGATTCCGCGTTCGGTGCGTTGGGCGACGGCCACAACATCCTTCGCGATCGTATGGTTCATGTGCGCGGCGTGCCGCGCTTCCCGCTTCGCGCGCTTTTTCAGCAGGCGAGCAGCCGAGCGGGTGTTTTTGGCCTGGATCTCTGCCTTCTTCTTAGCCTGCCAACGCCGGTAGCGATTCAGGCGGCGACCGGAATAGTTCGCGGCGTCGCTGGTGGTGGCCAGGTTGTTGATGCCCCGGTCCACCCCGATCCAGTCCACCGGCTCACACTGTGGTTCTTCGGGAACGTCGCAGGTGGCGATGATGAACCACTTGCCGTCCCGCGACAGCAGGTCCGACTCACCCTGCCGGTGATCCACCAGGGTTTTCAGGTCCCTTTCCGAGCCGGTGAACGTAACGTTCCTGATCCGCCCGTGCACGGTCCAGATCGACACCGTGCGCATATCGTATCTCCACGACAAGCACCGATCATCGTAGGTGTGCGCAGCATTCTCGCGGAACTCGACCGGCTTGGAGTCAGGCCTGAACGCGACGTTTCGAACCCGGCTTACCAAGGTTGCCGTTGCGGATGTTCCCGCGCAGTGTGGTGTAGGCATCGGCGACGCGTTTGATGACGTGCTGCGCGGCCTGGGCACCGAAACCACGGTCCTTGAGACCGGCGTAATGCAGCGACCGCAGTTGCTTGACCGAGCCCTTCAGTCCGTGGGCGTCGAAACCGGCCCGCGAAACGTCGTTCGCGGCCTTGTTGACCGCGTGCAGGGTCGTTTCCAGCGCCGACACCTGCTCCGGCGTCAGCAGCAACCTGACCTGCACAACGATCTTCACGTCGATCACCATAGCGTTGGTCCGTCACGCCGAAGTACCGGCGTGGTCCGTTCACCAGCGACATCCTCACCAGGTGCGAAGAGATCATGCGCGAGGTCTGCGCGGACTTCGGAGCCCAGCTGCGCGAGTTCAACGGCGAAACCGACCACGTGCACCTACCAGTGCACTACCCGCCACAGGTCGCCTTGTCTCGCCTGGTCAACAGTCTTAAAGGTGTCTCATCGCGCCGCCTGCGTCGGGAGTTTCCCGAGCACATCCGCAAATACCCGTGGGGGAGCCACTTCTGGTCCCCGTCCTACTTTGCGGGTTCCTGCGGCGGAGCACCGCTGGAGATCGTCAAGGAGTACATCACCAACCAGAAACGCCCCAGTCAAAACGGTGTCCCCGGCGCGCAGCGCACCGGGGACACCGTGCTCTAGGGATCGCATTCCTCCCGGCCGTGAACGGCCGGGGTTCCTGCGATTAGCTTCGCTGAAGTCAACGGACGGTTGGAGTGCTCGCGATGCCCTGCTGGGGCCGCTAATCGCAGTGGAAACGGCTCCGAGGGCAGCGTGTTGATCGGCTCGGCTCAAAGCACTCCAGTTGTGCCCAGAAGCGCGCCGACGGCGTAAGTAGCGCCGAGTGCCAGCGCGCCGCCGGCCACGACCCGGACCGCGGCTCGTGCTCGGGATCCGCCACCGATCCAGGCGGCGATCGCGCCAGTCAGGGCGAGCGCGGCGAGCGTGGCGGCGAACGTCACCGGCACGCGCAAACCGGGACCGGGCAGCAGGATCGCGAGCATCGGCAGGACGGCGCCGATCGCGAAGGAGACGAATGAGGCGATGGCGGCGTGCCACGGGCTGGCGACGTCGTCCTGGTCGATGCCGTGCCGCTCGCGTACCTGTGCTGCGAGCGGGTCGTGGGCGGAGAGCTCCTCGGCGACCCGGTGTGCGGTGTCCGCGGAGATTCCTCGTTGCTCGTAGAGGTGGGCGAGAACCCGCTGCTCGCGTGCCGGGTCCTCGTCCAGCGCACGGCGCTCCCGCTCGATTAGCGCCCGTTCGCTGTCGCGCTGGCTGGAGACCGACACGTACTCGCCGAGGGCCATGGACACTGCCCCGCCGATCGCTGCGGCAAGACCGGCCGTGAGAATCGGTCCGGTGGAGACCGTCGCGCCCGCCACGCCGACGAGGACTGCCGCGGTCGAGACGATCCCGTCATTGGCGCCGAGAACGCCGGCCCGCAGCGCGTTGAGCCGCTGTTCGAGCGGGACGATGCGCGGTCGATCCAGCTCCGGAGAATCCGCCTTAGCCGAGTGATCGGCGATATCCGTGATAGCCACGATTAGGGACGTTATCCCGGTATTATCCGGGTTGCAATCAAGGAGAGACTTACCTCATTTCCGTCATTTGTCGTGCAATTAGGAAAGGCTCTCCTTGAACAGGGAAGCCTCTGCTGGGCTCCGGCCCAGGGTGTGGATCCGGTCTATCAAGGTCGTTGCGGGCAAGGGAATTCCCGTCTCAGGCAAGCCTCAGCTGATTTGCGCGCGAAGGGTGAACGGCGGGCCATTCGAAATATGGATTGCTCTCTCAGGTGAATTGTCTGCAGCGTTTTGGCGTGGTTCCCGAAAACGGTCGTGAGCCTACGCGCGGACGCGCCTTGACCAGACCACCGGCTCACGACCCTGGGGATCGAGCACGACGAGCTGATCGGCCAACGTCGGGCGGACCGTGTCAGCCGCGGTAACGGGCGGCGGTGAAGATTGCCCGCGCCGAGATGTGGCTGTGCGTCTTGCGGTGGGCGGGGTCCGGGAACTGCTCCAGAAGTTCGAACCCAGCCTCGGCGAGGTGGGCCGTCAGGACTTCAGCGGGCAGGACGCGGCGGGTGATCACGTCGGTGTGGCGCTCACCGGTGTCGTGGAGTCTCCACTCCCTGTACATGGTGGTCAGGTGCTTCTCGGGGGCCAGACGACCCGTGTGGTGACCTCGGCATGCAGGCTGACGGTGTCGATCCGGAGGTGAAGGGCTCGGCCGCTTCGAGTGCCGGCGGGGCCAGCGGCCGGAGCCCGATCTGCATGAGCCCGAGGAAGTTCTTGGTCTGGGCCGGGTGGGTCACCGATCGCGGTAGTCCGGGTCGGGCCAGGTGCCTTGGTGCCCATCGCCTCCCGACACACGCGCAACCACGTGCGCGAGGTAGCGTCGCGGGAAGAACTGGACGCGCTTTTTACCGCGCTGTCCGTCAGCGGAAAAGAACTCGACAAGCCGGCATATCCAGGAAGAATGGTGAAACTTCCAGATGGCACAACCATTGGTTATCGAACCAAATCCAGAACCTCGGTCGAACCAACGATAGACATCAATACACTGGGCAACGATAAAATCAAAATCCACATCAACAAGGACAAATGGATTTCTGATGATTGATGAACTTCGAAAATCTCTTATAGAAGCAATCGAAGATGACTGGGTGTATTTCGCCGAACTCAAGACCATGATTCGCGACATCACAGGATCGGCAGACGACCTGCTGAGAAAAGCCGGAGAAGCCGCAGCCCAACTTGTCAGGAACCGTGCCGTGGTTCCAGGAAATCTTACCAAAGCTGAGGGCTTCACCCCGTGGCTTACCAGTCCCGACGAATCGGCCGCACGCATTGAACAAGAAGTAGCCGACCTGATCGCCAACGACACCGAGCCTGAAATGGGTGACCTGTGTTGGTTCGACCTACCTAACGATGCCCCAGAATCTGAGGAAGGTCCGGCGGCCACACAGTAAGCACGAAACAACGGTGGGGCCGCTTCCCAGCGAAAGCGGTCCCACCGCTCACGTGTGCGCTCTCCACCACGTGTGCCGAGCGCGCCCGTCCGGCCGGGTATCCCGGGGATTGAACGGACGGGTGCAGACTCGGCAGTGCTCGTCAGGGTCGATCGCGGCGGGCAAGCGGACGATGAGTGCTCCGGCGTTGCCGGCGTAGCCATCGAAAGTCGCGTGCAGGTTCAGGGCGTCTGCCCACGCGCGGCGGATCAACTCGGCCTCATGCAGCAGGGTTACGGTGACGTAGCCGGTCGCCGTGGTGCCGGTTGCGCCCGGCTCGATGTGCCAGCATAACGGCCGCAGCCGCCGCTCGATGGCCATCGAGATCAGCTCGGTGGTGATCGGGTCAATGTCGCGTTCCAGCAGCACACGCTCACTGTAGTTGGTCAGGCCCGGATTCCCGACCCGTCGAGAATCCGGGTGTCGGCAACAGCATTCCACAGCTCGTTGCGCCCGATCTCGATGCAGGTCATCGTTGGATCTGGTACTCGTAGCCGACCTCAACGTCGGCGCGCAGACACCACTCGCCGTACACCAGCAAGCCGTCATCGTCGGACCAGGCGTGCGCGCCCGCCAAGATCGGCGCCCCAACCTCGATCTCCATCAAACGGGCCTCGCGTTCATCGGCGGAGCGCCCGCGCACAGCGTCACGGCCGTGGTTCACGGTACGGCCAGTCGCCCGCTCGATCGCGGTCAGCAGCTCTCCTCCGGTTCGGGGGCCTTTGCTGAGCAGCGCGGGGAC
This genomic interval carries:
- a CDS encoding RNA-guided endonuclease InsQ/TnpB family protein, which codes for MPTPHCAGTSATATLVSRVRNVAFRPDSKPVEFRENAAHTYDDRCLSWRYDMRTVSIWTVHGRIRNVTFTGSERDLKTLVDHRQGESDLLSRDGKWFIIATCDVPEEPQCEPVDWIGVDRGINNLATTSDAANYSGRRLNRYRRWQAKKKAEIQAKNTRSAARLLKKRAKREARHAAHMNHTIAKDVVAVAQRTERGIALEELGGIRERVTVRRDQRATQSSWPFAQLGDYIAYKAQRVGVPVIEVDAHYTSQHCPLCGHTERANGPNRDFFSCRRCGLAGPADVVAGVNVRDRARSAWVFVNMPDPTG
- a CDS encoding VIT1/CCC1 transporter family protein, encoding MAITDIADHSAKADSPELDRPRIVPLEQRLNALRAGVLGANDGIVSTAAVLVGVAGATVSTGPILTAGLAAAIGGAVSMALGEYVSVSSQRDSERALIERERRALDEDPAREQRVLAHLYEQRGISADTAHRVAEELSAHDPLAAQVRERHGIDQDDVASPWHAAIASFVSFAIGAVLPMLAILLPGPGLRVPVTFAATLAALALTGAIAAWIGGGSRARAAVRVVAGGALALGATYAVGALLGTTGVL